In a genomic window of Anoxybacter fermentans:
- a CDS encoding (2Fe-2S)-binding protein gives MNNQNNQIRINISINGESYEVQVDPEMRLIDLLRDKLGFTGTKEGCGKGECGACTVIMDGKTVNSCLVLAFQADGKEILTIEGMGTLDNLHPIQEAFIRNGAVQCGYCIPGMVLSAKSLLDKNPAPTEEEIRRGISGNLCRCTGYQKIVDAIKDAAAEMRGDRNER, from the coding sequence ATGAATAATCAGAATAATCAGATTAGAATTAATATTTCTATAAATGGTGAGAGTTATGAAGTACAGGTTGATCCCGAGATGAGATTGATAGACCTTTTGCGGGATAAATTGGGGTTTACTGGAACGAAAGAAGGTTGTGGAAAAGGAGAATGTGGAGCATGTACTGTTATTATGGATGGTAAAACAGTAAATTCCTGTCTGGTTCTGGCCTTTCAGGCTGATGGTAAGGAGATTTTGACTATCGAAGGAATGGGGACTTTAGATAATCTTCATCCAATTCAAGAGGCATTTATTCGCAATGGTGCGGTTCAATGTGGTTATTGCATTCCCGGTATGGTTCTTTCGGCAAAATCTTTGTTAGATAAAAATCCAGCCCCAACAGAGGAAGAGATTAGGCGTGGGATTTCGGGTAACTTATGTCGGTGTACTGGTTATCAGAAGATTGTAGATGCCATTAAAGATGCCGCA
- a CDS encoding FAD binding domain-containing protein, with protein sequence MGLICFTPQNINEAIQYLHQYGDETTILAGGTDVLVRYYGRLDELGRIMNIYELDELKSIRIVDDEIEVGSLVTHTQLEESTIILNHAPLLAEAAAEVGSPQIRNRGTIGGNVANSSPAGDTLPPLIALDAKVKLLSLDRGERIIPVSEFFTGPGRNVAKEDELITGFVFPIPKENYRGSFVKLGYRKALAISTVNAAVMLALDGDVVEDCRIVLGAVAPTPVRVKLTEEILKGNPITDQILESAMNQLVQEISPISDLRGSSKYRLNMAKVLVVRAIHNIFKKGGRTQ encoded by the coding sequence ATGGGTTTAATATGCTTTACGCCACAAAATATAAATGAAGCGATTCAATATCTTCATCAATACGGTGATGAAACAACCATTCTTGCTGGTGGGACAGATGTTTTAGTCCGGTATTATGGGCGGTTGGATGAGTTAGGCCGGATCATGAATATTTATGAATTAGATGAATTAAAGAGTATCAGAATCGTTGATGATGAGATTGAAGTGGGGAGTCTTGTTACCCATACTCAATTAGAAGAATCCACCATTATCTTAAATCATGCACCACTTTTGGCTGAAGCAGCTGCAGAGGTGGGTTCTCCCCAGATCAGGAATCGGGGAACTATCGGAGGTAATGTTGCCAATTCTTCTCCAGCAGGGGATACTTTACCGCCCCTGATTGCCCTGGATGCAAAAGTAAAGCTTTTGAGCCTGGATAGGGGAGAGAGGATAATCCCGGTATCTGAGTTTTTTACCGGACCAGGTCGGAATGTGGCTAAAGAAGATGAATTAATCACTGGTTTTGTCTTTCCTATTCCCAAAGAAAATTACAGAGGTTCATTTGTCAAACTTGGTTATCGAAAAGCATTAGCTATTTCAACGGTGAATGCAGCGGTTATGCTGGCATTAGATGGTGATGTGGTAGAGGATTGTCGGATTGTACTGGGAGCAGTAGCTCCAACCCCGGTACGGGTTAAGTTAACAGAAGAAATTTTAAAAGGTAACCCGATTACCGATCAAATTCTTGAATCTGCTATGAACCAGTTAGTACAGGAAATTTCACCTATCTCTGATTTGCGAGGTTCTTCTAAGTATCGTCTGAATATGGCAAAGGTGTTGGTTGTCCGTGCCATCCATAACATATTTAAAAAGGGAGGTCGGACACAATGA
- the ssnA gene encoding putative aminohydrolase SsnA: protein MLLIKNGWLITLNSNNEVIKDGALVVEGNQIKEIGSTEELANKYEYTEIIDAKGKVVMPGMINAHMHLYSTFARGMALKDEPPKDFRQILERLWWRLDKQLREEDIYYSALIPLLDCVRYGTTTIIDHHASPFAVSGSLSIIAEAIEKVGLRASLAYEVSDRDGEEIALLGIKENVSFIKICKKRTDDMLHGLFGLHASMTLSDRTLEKCREAIEGLDTGFHVHTAEGIQDVEDSLHRSGLRVVERLDKFGIWNEKSIAVHCVHINEKEMEILKERGTNVVHNPESNMGNAVGCADITTMLNKGIVVGLGTDGFTSDMFESVKVANILHKHELKDPSASWAEVPEMIFTNNQRILAKYFKNPIGQLIEGAYADVIILDYDPPTPLDETNYYGHILFGVSGGRVVTTIINGKVLMKDREIKGFDLDEIHARSRELAQKLWIRF from the coding sequence ATGCTTTTGATCAAAAATGGCTGGCTTATTACTTTAAATTCTAACAATGAAGTGATTAAAGATGGTGCTCTTGTAGTTGAGGGAAATCAGATTAAAGAAATTGGTTCGACCGAAGAACTAGCTAATAAATATGAATACACTGAAATAATTGATGCTAAAGGTAAAGTAGTGATGCCCGGGATGATCAATGCTCATATGCACCTTTATAGTACTTTTGCCCGTGGGATGGCACTTAAAGATGAGCCTCCTAAAGATTTTCGTCAGATATTAGAACGGCTCTGGTGGAGGCTTGATAAACAACTTAGAGAAGAAGATATCTATTATTCAGCATTAATCCCTTTGCTTGACTGTGTCAGGTATGGTACAACGACAATAATAGATCATCATGCCAGCCCATTTGCAGTATCTGGAAGCCTTAGTATTATTGCAGAAGCGATAGAAAAAGTGGGTTTAAGGGCCAGCCTTGCCTATGAAGTTTCTGACCGGGATGGGGAGGAGATTGCCCTTCTGGGGATCAAAGAGAATGTAAGTTTTATCAAAATCTGTAAGAAACGAACTGATGATATGCTGCATGGACTTTTTGGTCTGCATGCATCTATGACTTTATCTGACAGGACCTTAGAAAAATGTCGGGAGGCCATTGAGGGTTTAGATACAGGTTTTCATGTCCACACAGCGGAAGGTATTCAGGATGTGGAAGATAGCTTACATCGGTCAGGTCTTAGAGTTGTTGAGCGGCTAGATAAGTTTGGGATCTGGAATGAAAAGAGTATTGCTGTTCATTGTGTGCATATAAATGAAAAGGAGATGGAGATTCTTAAGGAGCGGGGTACTAATGTGGTGCACAATCCCGAATCAAATATGGGGAATGCTGTTGGTTGTGCTGATATAACTACTATGCTAAATAAAGGTATTGTTGTCGGCCTGGGTACTGATGGTTTTACCTCAGATATGTTTGAGAGTGTTAAAGTTGCCAATATCCTGCATAAACATGAATTAAAAGATCCATCTGCATCCTGGGCAGAAGTACCTGAGATGATCTTTACTAATAACCAGCGAATTTTGGCCAAATATTTTAAAAATCCAATCGGACAGCTTATCGAAGGTGCATATGCCGATGTGATAATCCTGGATTATGATCCTCCAACTCCATTAGATGAGACAAATTATTATGGACATATTCTATTTGGAGTTTCGGGAGGCCGGGTAGTGACGACTATAATCAATGGTAAAGTACTGATGAAGGATCGGGAGATAAAAGGATTTGACTTAGATGAGATTCACGCGCGTTCCCGGGAGCTGGCTCAAAAACTCTGGATCAGATTTTAG